From a single Pseudalkalibacillus hwajinpoensis genomic region:
- a CDS encoding adenosylcobinamide amidohydrolase — MLNVNHVTGGYPGHDVLDNISFDVNKGELLGIVGPNGSGKTTIFKMISGILKAKTGSILLKEKPISSYSAKQLAKVLAVLPQHAEQAFPYTVKETVSLGRYAHHTGWFQMWSDQDEAVVERTMEQTGIAAFQDSYVNELSGGERQRVFLAQALAQEPEILLLDEPTNHLDLSYQKELLDLLRKWTREQGLTVISIFHDLNLAGLYCDRLLLLDDGQINMHHKPNDVLNEERIQSVYRTNIEKHPHPTVPKPQMLLLPEKQAEDMSDIQIDDRYLERTDEMITLKSPFPLRTMSSGVVGSGTGWYNTFVNRHVDKSYNCTDHRAEMAAYLKNHHIDPTETVGMMTAVRLEDVSYQLIEEGDVSAFIVVTAGVGNAVDASRSADHVYQPLPGTINTWIFVNGTLTDEAFIQSIMTATEAKVKVMHDQHVPDSVTGTTATGTSTDSILIAATQRGEHLPYAGTITTLGKLVSKGVYTCTTEALLKYRARVSV; from the coding sequence ATGCTTAATGTAAATCACGTAACGGGAGGGTATCCCGGCCATGATGTGCTCGACAACATTTCATTTGACGTGAATAAAGGAGAGCTCCTCGGTATCGTTGGGCCGAACGGAAGCGGAAAGACGACCATTTTCAAAATGATCAGCGGCATCCTGAAGGCGAAGACGGGATCGATTTTGCTAAAAGAAAAGCCGATCAGCAGCTATTCGGCGAAACAACTGGCTAAAGTGCTCGCCGTCCTCCCGCAGCATGCTGAACAAGCCTTTCCTTATACGGTAAAAGAAACCGTCTCACTTGGCCGCTATGCACATCATACCGGCTGGTTCCAGATGTGGAGTGATCAGGACGAAGCGGTCGTTGAGCGCACGATGGAACAGACCGGAATCGCCGCCTTTCAAGATAGCTATGTGAACGAGCTATCCGGTGGTGAGCGTCAGCGCGTTTTCCTTGCTCAGGCACTGGCCCAGGAACCGGAAATACTGCTCCTGGATGAACCAACGAACCATCTCGATCTCTCCTATCAAAAAGAACTGCTCGATTTACTAAGAAAATGGACGCGCGAACAGGGGCTAACGGTCATTTCGATTTTCCATGACTTGAATCTTGCCGGCCTGTATTGCGATCGCCTGCTCCTGCTTGATGACGGTCAAATCAACATGCACCATAAGCCAAACGACGTCCTGAACGAAGAGCGAATTCAATCGGTTTACCGCACAAACATCGAAAAACACCCGCATCCGACCGTACCAAAACCGCAAATGCTACTGTTACCAGAGAAGCAGGCGGAAGACATGAGTGATATCCAAATCGATGATCGTTATCTTGAGCGAACGGACGAAATGATTACGCTCAAGAGCCCATTCCCGCTCCGTACAATGTCATCAGGCGTTGTAGGATCCGGAACTGGCTGGTACAACACGTTCGTCAATCGTCATGTTGATAAAAGCTACAATTGCACCGATCACCGCGCTGAAATGGCTGCTTATCTCAAGAACCATCACATCGACCCAACTGAAACTGTCGGCATGATGACGGCTGTTCGACTCGAGGATGTTTCTTATCAACTGATCGAAGAAGGAGACGTGTCGGCTTTTATCGTTGTCACAGCAGGTGTTGGTAACGCCGTTGACGCATCACGAAGTGCGGATCACGTCTACCAGCCGCTTCCAGGCACGATCAACACCTGGATTTTCGTAAATGGAACGCTGACTGATGAAGCATTCATCCAGAGCATCATGACCGCAACGGAAGCGAAGGTCAAGGTGATGCATGACCAGCATGTTCCCGATTCCGTCACAGGGACTACGGCCACAGGTACTTCAACTGACAGCATCCTAATCGCCGCGACGCAAAGAGGAGAGCACCTCCCATACGCTGGTACGATCACGACATTAGGCAAGCTTGTTAGCAAGGGTGTTTACACGTGCACGACTGAAGCGCTTTTAAAATACAGAGCTAGAGTTTCCGTATGA
- the cbiB gene encoding adenosylcobinamide-phosphate synthase CbiB has protein sequence MIINHLIAMTIAFCLDLLIGDPPKWPHPVKWIGSLIGFFEKRWNHGKYRRLKGAAMTLTILVIVMMTTGITVYLAYSIHPIAGIIWEAILIATAIAQKSLRTAALEVYRPLRKGDMSEARLKLSYIVGRDTEHLGESEIVRGTVETVAENTSDGITAPLFWALIGGSTGAMMYRAINTCDSMVGYRNETYEAYGWASAKLDDLVNWIPARLTGLAMMLTRKPEHTAKHPWHILFRDARQHPSPNSGWGEAATASLLGIQLGGTNTYKGVVSNRARMGDPTNTLSAIHIPKSISIMNRASLIFLITLWIGGLILDATITWL, from the coding sequence ATGATCATCAATCACCTGATCGCCATGACCATCGCTTTCTGTCTCGATCTTCTCATCGGCGATCCGCCGAAATGGCCACATCCGGTTAAATGGATCGGGTCGCTCATTGGCTTTTTTGAAAAACGGTGGAATCACGGAAAGTATCGCAGATTAAAAGGAGCAGCCATGACGCTTACCATCCTTGTGATTGTCATGATGACAACCGGTATTACAGTCTACCTCGCCTACAGCATTCATCCAATTGCCGGCATCATCTGGGAAGCCATCCTGATCGCCACCGCCATTGCTCAGAAAAGCCTGCGGACAGCTGCTCTAGAGGTGTACCGGCCATTGCGAAAAGGTGACATGAGTGAAGCGCGACTTAAACTTTCGTATATCGTCGGTCGTGACACCGAGCATCTCGGAGAAAGTGAGATTGTGAGAGGAACGGTCGAAACCGTCGCCGAAAATACGAGCGATGGCATCACCGCGCCGCTTTTCTGGGCGTTGATTGGCGGAAGCACAGGGGCAATGATGTATCGTGCGATCAATACTTGCGACTCGATGGTCGGTTATCGTAACGAAACATACGAAGCTTATGGATGGGCATCCGCAAAACTAGATGACCTGGTCAACTGGATTCCAGCACGACTGACAGGGTTAGCAATGATGCTAACCAGAAAGCCTGAACACACAGCAAAACACCCCTGGCACATCCTTTTTCGAGATGCAAGGCAGCACCCTAGCCCGAATAGCGGCTGGGGCGAAGCGGCAACAGCATCGTTACTCGGCATCCAGCTTGGAGGAACGAACACGTACAAAGGCGTGGTTTCCAATCGTGCACGAATGGGTGATCCAACCAACACGCTCAGTGCCATACATATTCCGAAATCAATCAGCATCATGAACCGCGCATCACTCATCTTTCTTATCACGCTCTGGATCGGAGGACTCATCCTTGACGCTACCATCACATGGCTCTAA
- the cobD gene encoding threonine-phosphate decarboxylase CobD — translation MTLPSHGSNPHYLYEAMNLTQPETVIDFSANLNPLGPPPALKQKWQEAYELITTYPDPHASSLTTKLASKEGVQESELLIGNGGAELITLVGRFLAGQRICIVQPAFSEYEMACRSAGCEIEYHTLKEGEWPLVPARLIDKMPHLDAIFLCTPNNPTGVSYDPAAIRTLLKESENHSCFLIIDEAFADFLSDASYAPEIATYPKLIILRSLTKMYAIPGLRLGYMIANPTVISAIKALQPHWSVNALALLAGEVCLEQIRHVIASRKLIAQERNKLHAFLIEKNYSYSNSSVNFYLMKDPNLTDQTPLLRYLMSEGIVPRHTENFPGLNGRWLRFAIRTPDENRRLMEVLAWR, via the coding sequence TTGACGCTACCATCACATGGCTCTAATCCACACTACTTATACGAAGCTATGAACCTTACACAGCCCGAGACGGTCATCGATTTCAGCGCAAACCTGAACCCGCTCGGACCACCGCCAGCGCTTAAGCAAAAATGGCAGGAGGCCTATGAGCTCATTACAACCTATCCTGACCCACATGCGTCATCCTTAACTACGAAGCTAGCAAGTAAAGAAGGCGTACAGGAAAGCGAGCTTCTCATCGGGAATGGAGGAGCGGAGCTGATCACGCTCGTTGGTCGTTTTCTAGCAGGGCAACGCATCTGTATCGTTCAGCCCGCGTTCTCAGAATACGAGATGGCGTGTAGGAGTGCCGGCTGCGAAATTGAATATCACACGCTGAAAGAAGGCGAGTGGCCGCTTGTGCCGGCGCGGTTAATCGATAAAATGCCTCATCTCGACGCTATTTTTCTCTGCACGCCAAATAACCCGACCGGCGTTTCCTATGATCCAGCCGCGATTAGAACACTTTTAAAAGAATCAGAGAATCATAGCTGCTTCCTCATCATAGACGAGGCCTTTGCTGACTTTCTGTCAGACGCTTCATACGCACCCGAAATCGCGACATACCCGAAGCTCATTATCCTGCGTTCTTTAACGAAAATGTATGCGATACCAGGTTTACGTCTCGGCTACATGATTGCGAATCCTACCGTCATCAGCGCAATTAAAGCGTTACAACCACACTGGAGCGTAAATGCTCTAGCCTTACTAGCAGGGGAAGTTTGCCTGGAGCAAATACGACACGTTATCGCGAGCCGGAAGTTAATCGCACAGGAGCGGAATAAGCTCCATGCATTTTTAATAGAAAAGAACTACAGCTACTCAAACTCAAGCGTGAACTTTTACCTGATGAAGGACCCGAATCTCACCGATCAAACACCACTGCTACGTTATCTGATGAGTGAAGGAATCGTTCCAAGACACACAGAGAACTTCCCTGGTTTGAACGGAAGGTGGCTTAGATTCGCGATCAGAACCCCTGACGAAAATAGACGATTAATGGAGGTGCTGGCATGGCGCTAA
- a CDS encoding bifunctional adenosylcobinamide kinase/adenosylcobinamide-phosphate guanylyltransferase, with protein sequence MALIFITGGVRSGKSSFAEKRATELAGAHGKSLSYIACGQPSDPEMMSRIEHHKHQRDANSVPWETVEAQVDIGATVPNMNSDAIVLLDCLTTLLSNELFSDGDWSESSFQNRVKETIQHDISKIEKNCSTLIIVSNELGHEPLKSELVHVYARLLGELHQWIVKDADEAYLVEAGIPLRKKGEVSE encoded by the coding sequence ATGGCGCTAATCTTTATCACAGGCGGCGTAAGAAGCGGGAAAAGTAGCTTCGCTGAAAAGCGCGCGACAGAGCTTGCCGGGGCGCATGGAAAGTCCCTGTCTTACATCGCCTGCGGGCAGCCGAGTGACCCAGAAATGATGTCAAGAATCGAGCATCACAAGCATCAGCGTGACGCGAACAGTGTTCCATGGGAAACAGTTGAAGCGCAGGTGGATATTGGGGCTACAGTTCCAAATATGAACTCCGATGCGATCGTCCTTCTGGATTGCTTAACAACTTTACTTTCCAATGAACTGTTTAGTGATGGAGATTGGTCAGAATCTTCATTTCAAAATAGAGTGAAAGAAACGATCCAGCACGATATCAGCAAGATTGAAAAAAATTGCAGCACGCTCATCATTGTCAGCAATGAGCTCGGCCATGAACCGTTAAAAAGTGAGCTAGTCCACGTCTACGCACGCCTGCTTGGCGAACTTCACCAGTGGATCGTTAAGGATGCGGACGAAGCATATCTCGTTGAAGCAGGCATCCCGCTACGAAAGAAAGGGGAGGTGAGTGAATGA